Proteins from a genomic interval of Gadus macrocephalus chromosome 2, ASM3116895v1:
- the rusf1 gene encoding RUS1 family protein C16orf58 homolog — protein sequence MEGNRQVVLATETYGSGESWEYVAQDGAMERRRDGRDGASGGGNYVIGVFKSVFLPQGYPESVSADYLQYQFWDTVQAFASSLSGTLATQASLRGVGVGNQEATVAAATITWLLRDGTGMLGRILFAWRKGTKLDSEAKIWRLFADVLNDFAMFMEIIAPNFPASFTLIVCTAGIFKSIVGVAGGATRAALTVHQARRDNMADISAKDGSQETLVNLAGLLISLVLIPLVTDNPALTLSLFFLFTALHLFANYKAVRSVVMETFNEARLSIVLQQYLRDGRVLSPADANRQEPVFLDFRRTASIKYGVRLKDVAQSQEELQLALKNNSKPYLLGLKNGCVSVCLAPQVSVCDQLRAASQALSLRSLLQLSPAEESDAPKKLLTLKSPCPWEMVCNSHSLMDRMFEAFLKGVESAGWQTHRTLLDWDEWRVQWKSKTN from the exons ATGGAGGGAAACAGACAGGTTGTCCTAGCCACTGAGACGTATGGCTCTGGAGAGTCTTGGGAGTATGTGGCTCAGGACGGAgcgatggagaggaggagggacggcCGCGACGGGGCGTCCGGAGGAGGGAACTATGTGATCGGCGTGTTTAAA AGTGTGTTCCTGCCTCAAGGCTACCCGGAGAGCGTCAGTGCAGACTACCTGCAGTATCAGTTCTGGGATACAGTGCAG GCGTTTGCCAGCTCCCTGTCTGGGACCCTGGCAACTCAAGCCTCGCTAAGAGGAGTGGGTGTGGGGAACCAAGAGGCCACCGTCGCCGCTGCCACGATCACCTGGTTACTAAGAG ATGGAACTGGGATGCTGGGAAGAATCCTGTTTGCCTGGCGGAAAGG GACTAAGCTGGACTCTGAGGCCAAAATATGGAG GCTCTTCGCAGACGTGCTCAACGACTTTGCAATGTTCATGGAAATCATTGCTCCAAACTTTCCGGCCTCCTTCACATTGATTGTGTGCACTGCGGGAATATTCAAG TCGAtcgtgggcgtggccgggggggCGACCAGAGCTGCTCTGACTGTTCATCAGGCCCGCAGAGACAACATGGCCGACATCTCTGCTAAAGACGGCAGCCAG GAGACATTGGTCAATCTGGCCGGACTCCTGATCAGTTTGGTATTAATTCCCCTGGTCACCGACAATCCTGC CCTGACCCtcagcctcttcttcctcttcaccgCGCTCCACCTCTTCGCCAACTACAAGGCCGTGCGCTCCGTTGTCATGGAGACCTTCAACGAGGCGCGGCTGTCCATCGTGCTGCAGCAGTACCTGAGGGACGGGCGGGTCCTCAGCCCGGCGGACGCCAACCGCCAGGAGCCCGTGTTCCTGG ACTTCAGGAGAACGGCGTCCATCAAGTATGGGGTCCGGCTGAAAGACGTCGCCCAAAG CCAGGAGGAGCTCCAGCTGGCCCTGAAGAACAACAGCAAGCCGTACCTCCTGGGGTTGAAAAACG GctgcgtttctgtgtgtttggctCCACAAGTGTCGGTGTGTGACCAGCTCCGCGCGGCGAGCCAGGCCCTTTCTCTCCGGAGCCTGCTGCAGCTCTCCCCCGCGGAGGAGAGCGACGCTCCCAAGAAGCTTCTGACGTTAAAAAGCCCAT GTCCTTGGGAAATGGTTTGCAACAGCCACTCGCTAATGGACCGGATGTTTGAGGCGTTTCTTAAGG GTGTTGAGTCGGCTGGATGGCAAACACATCGTACTCTGCTGGACTGGGATGAGTGGAGGGTGCAATGGAAATCGAAGACCAACTAA
- the elob gene encoding elongin-B isoform X2 encodes MDVFLMIRRHKTTIFTDAKESTTVYELKRIVEGILKRSPEEQRLYKDDLLLDDSKTLGDCGFTNQTARPQGPATVGLAFRLGDDSFEQLRIEAFSSPPELPDVMKPQDSGSTANEQAVQ; translated from the exons ATG gatgtttttttaatgatccGACGTCATAAGACGACCATCTTCACTGATGCGAAGGAGTCCACGACAGTATACGAGCTGAAGCGCATCGTGGAAGGTATTCTTAAGAGGTCGCCAGAGGAACAGAGGCTTTATAAG GATGACCTGTTGCTGGACGACAGTAAAACGCTGGGAGACTGTGGCTTCACAAACCAGACCGCCCGGCCCCAGGGTCCAGCCACTGTGGGATTAGCATTTCGTCTTGGAG ATGACTCGTTCGAGCAGCTGCGGATCGAGGCGTTCTCCAGCCCTCCGGAGCTCCCCGACGTCATGAAGCCCCAGGACTCCGGCAGCACGGCCAATGAGCAGGCGGTGCAGTGA
- the LOC132471252 gene encoding uncharacterized protein LOC132471252, with translation MDLRDFVQSAGRAVLEMVEREWEPLSQTELEQRLDQAVEDILEADLVAKVQAQPPAVYVHLVQAADPLVLPAEPVKSAPSEEEEHLSLETEEDPVDSYAVKHITELLQNSKSHFSRSRLAGRARISLSHTVLLSLTLLSKRVSYRSVSGRFRLEKGNIHRIYFSFCERVNLLQDELIRWPSDEEAGDLLCPLYSLLGKTGPEEVPGAPQVLGILGHTRIPIRLPIGKQSVDSPMPEVKRMKKEAHPDSWLNLELVCDRRGRFLHCHISQGSETGRAAELRDRLGRPARPMPPGSCLVARAGYPLTEHILTPHGPPVGPREALFNKTLEAYFSILEQAVGSLKARFQRLRYLDMGNYERARAVVLTACILHNVFLDFGPLLEGEADAEEAGVMEEEEGDVDEEGLRRREAIMDLLYKGLESTCA, from the exons ATGGACTTGAGGGACTTTGTGCAGTCTGCAGGCAGGGCAGTGCTGGAGATGGTGGAACGGGAATGGGAGCCTCTATCCCAGACCGAGCTGGAACAACGCCTGGACCAGGCGGTCGAGGACATTCTGGAGGCTGACCTCGTCGCCAAGGTCCAAGCTCAGCCACCCGCGGTGTATGTGCACCTGGTGCAGGCTGCAGACCCACTGGTGCTACCAGCAGAACCAGTTAAATCCGCTCCATCCGAAGAAGAGGAACATCTGTCCCTAGAGACAGAAGAAGACCCCGTCGATAGTTACGCCGTTAAG CACATTACAGAACTCCTTCAGAACTCAAAGTCCCACTTCAGCAGGTCGAGGCTGGCGGGACGCGCCCGCATCTCGCTGTCCCACACGGTGCTGCTGTCACTCACCCTCCTTTCCAAGCGCGTCAGCTACCGCTCGGTCTCCGGTCGCTTCCGCCTGGAGAAGGGAAACATACACAGGATCTACTTCTCCTTCTGTGAGCGGGTCAACCTGCTGCAGGACGAACTGATCCGATGGCCAAGCG ATGAAGAAGCCGGGGACCTGCTCTGTCCTCTCTACTCTCTGCTTGGAAAGACCGGCCCTGAGGAGGTCCCGGGTGCGCCCCAGGTCCTGGGTATCCTGGGCCACACCCGGATCCCCATCCGCCTGCCCATCGGCAAGCAGAGCGTGGACAGCCCCATGCCCGAGGTGAAGCGGATGAAGAAGGAGGCGCACCCGGACTCCTGGTTGAACCTGGAGCTGGTGTGCGACCGCAGAGGCCGCTTCCTGCACTGCCACATCAGCCAGGGGTCGGAGACGGGCCGGGCGGCGGAGCTGAGGGACCGGCTGGGACGCCCGGCCCGCCCGATGCCCCCGGGGTCCTGCCTCGTGGCCCGAGCGGGCTACCCGCTCACAGAGCACATCCTCACCCCCCACGGGCCCCCCGTGGGGCCCAGGGAGGCCCTCTTCAACAAGACACTGGAGGCGTACTTCAGCATCCTGGAGCAGGCGGTGGGCAGCCTGAAGGCCCGGTTCCAGCGGCTGCGGTACCTGGACATGGGGAACTATGAGAGGGCCAGGGCGGTGGTGCTGACCGCCTGTATCCTACACAACGTGTTCCTGGACTTTGGGCCCCTGCTGGAGGGAGAGGCGGACGCGGAAGAGGccggggtgatggaggaggaagagggggacgTGGACGAGGAAGGGTTAAGGAGACGGGAGGCCATCATGGATCTGTTGTATAAAGGACTTGAATCGACGTGTGCGTGA
- the LOC132471596 gene encoding transmembrane protein 265-like, translated as MDPEKAQIETAMLRGEDQCAPASPGGGNRTETKSTCIEISNCHLVSASLCKDPHYRRLAISSIVCGLSCIGIMSLIYSVQAREATNPEKSQKLSKQARKYGLISIAAWVAILLIFPALVVLVSYVLTFID; from the exons ATGGATCCAGAAAAGGCTCAAATAG AAACGGCCATGCTGAGGGGTGAGGACCAATGTGCGCCAGCGTCTCCTGGTGGGGGGAACCGCACGGAGACGAAGAGCACGTGCATCGAGATCTCCAACTGTCACCTGGTCTCCGCGTCGCTCTGCAAGGACCCTCACTACAGACGGCTGGCCATCAGCAGCATTGTCTGTGGGCTCTCCTGCATCGGCATCATGTCCCTCATCTACTCAGTACAG GCCAGAGAAGCGACGAATCCTGAAAAGTCACAGAAGCTCTCCAAGCAAGCGAGGAAATACGGCCTTATTTCCATCGCGGCGTGGGTGGCAATATTGCTCATCTTCCCTGCCTTGGTGGTTCTGGTTTCATACGTGTTGACTTTTATCGACTGA
- the elob gene encoding elongin-B isoform X1, translating to MVGLQDVFLMIRRHKTTIFTDAKESTTVYELKRIVEGILKRSPEEQRLYKDDLLLDDSKTLGDCGFTNQTARPQGPATVGLAFRLGDDSFEQLRIEAFSSPPELPDVMKPQDSGSTANEQAVQ from the exons ATGGTGGGGCTCCAG gatgtttttttaatgatccGACGTCATAAGACGACCATCTTCACTGATGCGAAGGAGTCCACGACAGTATACGAGCTGAAGCGCATCGTGGAAGGTATTCTTAAGAGGTCGCCAGAGGAACAGAGGCTTTATAAG GATGACCTGTTGCTGGACGACAGTAAAACGCTGGGAGACTGTGGCTTCACAAACCAGACCGCCCGGCCCCAGGGTCCAGCCACTGTGGGATTAGCATTTCGTCTTGGAG ATGACTCGTTCGAGCAGCTGCGGATCGAGGCGTTCTCCAGCCCTCCGGAGCTCCCCGACGTCATGAAGCCCCAGGACTCCGGCAGCACGGCCAATGAGCAGGCGGTGCAGTGA
- the si:dkey-66i24.7 gene encoding uncharacterized protein si:dkey-66i24.7, with protein MDHNLLYRLLYSSLWSMRQSYRCPTQVVKLSDRFSESKQTTLMVELVLNNMEIIDSIVTDGLEVEGKVSNMGQNLETDKTKAEFVWTLQATWHLVHIRLEMDQLFDQPVCKKKKLWELVSEKINAKLSESADSEVSAKAYECDLKWRNMLATYRKNAERARRLGEGSVHWEFFKAMHEVLGKSREEVEAQRRARLCGTKLGKAIASKRFTPILPTPSAGGGPRPPQDVLQLYMELQERKMNMWAQQKALEERKIEAINNLAQAISSLAQKNGDPFVKEGP; from the exons ATGGACCATAACTTATTATATAGGTTGTTATATTCATCGCTTTGGTCAATGCGACAGAGCTATCGCTGCCCTACACAGGTTGTTAAACTCTCCGATAGATTTAGTGAGTCAAAACAAACAACTTTGATGGTAGAACTCGTACTGAATAACATGGAGATAATCGACAGCATTGTTACAGATGGTCTTGAGGTGGAGGGAAAGGTATCTAATATGGGTCAGAATCTTGAGACTGACAAAACAAAAGCAG AGTTCGTGTGGACCCTGCAGGCCACGTGGCACCTGGTCCACATCCGTCTGGAGATGGACCAGCTCTTCGACCAGCCCGTCtgcaagaagaagaagctgtgGGAGCTCGTGTCGGAGAAGATCAACGCCAAGCTGAGCGAGAGCGCCGACTCGGAGGTCAGCGCCAAGGCCTACGAGTGCGACCTCAAGTGGCGCAACATGCTGGCCACGTACCGCAAGAACGCCGAGCGCGCCCGCCGGCTGGGCGAGGGCAGCGTGCACTGGGAGTTCTTCAAGGCCATGCACGAGGTGCTGGGGAAGAGccgcgaggaggtggaggcccaGCGCCGAGCCAGGCTCTGCGGCACCAAGCTGGGCAAGGCCATCGCCAGTAAGAGGTTCACTCCCATCCTGCCCACGCCATCGGCCGGGGGCGGGCCGCGCCCACCGCAGGACGTCCTCCAGCTGTACATGGAGCTgcaggagaggaagatgaaCATGTGGGCCCAGCAGAaggccctggaggagaggaagatcgAGGCCATCAACAACCTGGCCCAGGCCATCTCCAGCCTGGCTCAGAAGAACGGTGACCCGTTTGTGAAGGAGGGACCGTAG